One Manihot esculenta cultivar AM560-2 chromosome 6, M.esculenta_v8, whole genome shotgun sequence DNA segment encodes these proteins:
- the LOC110617895 gene encoding E3 ubiquitin-protein ligase ATL41, whose translation MFKNLSLIFTHLKRALNFLFQYPFFHDYPYFKPENSGDHEELSTCQCYKWEPTSAEAIECAVCLSKIEEGEEIRESRRCKHMFHRVCLDRWVSYGRMSCPLCRDSLAPRRAIFDHGVEVLLFKFSSFTSSDDRDTWWLR comes from the coding sequence ATGTTCAAAAACTTGAGTTTGATCTTTACCCACTTGAAGCGGGCATTGAATTTCTTGTTTCAGTATCCTTTCTTTCATGACTATCCTTACTTCAAGCCAGAAAATTCAGGCGACCATGAAGAGCTAAGCACTTGCCAGTGCTACAAGTGGGAGCCAACATCTGCAGAAGCCATAGAATGTGCAGTTTGTCTGAGCAAGAttgaagaaggagaagagattAGAGAATCAAGAAGATGTAAACATATGTTTCATAGAGTTTGCTTAGACAGATGGGTTTCTTATGGGCGCATGAGTTGCCCTCTTTGCAGGGACTCGCTTGCTCCTCGTAGAGCAATCTTTGATCATGGAGTTGAAGTTTTATTGTTCAAGTTTTCTTCTTTCACTTCTTCTGATGATCGTGATACCTGGTGGCTCAGATAG